Proteins from a single region of Sphingomonas morindae:
- a CDS encoding response regulator, protein MSNVTRVLTVDDSASMRALLLHALRDRGFEVAQAEDGMAALEWLAINDTDVVVTDINMPRLDGFGLIEKLRDHARHRDRPILVLTTESSDEKKARARAAGATGWIVKPFDAEKLANAVRRVAL, encoded by the coding sequence ATGTCCAACGTCACTCGAGTATTGACCGTCGACGACAGCGCCAGCATGCGCGCGCTGTTGCTCCACGCCCTGCGCGACCGCGGTTTTGAGGTCGCCCAGGCGGAGGACGGCATGGCCGCGCTGGAATGGCTCGCCATCAACGACACCGACGTGGTGGTCACCGACATCAACATGCCGCGTCTCGATGGCTTCGGCCTGATCGAGAAGCTGCGCGACCATGCGCGGCATCGCGACCGGCCGATCCTGGTGCTCACCACCGAAAGCTCGGACGAGAAGAAGGCGCGCGCCCGCGCCGCCGGCGCGACCGGCTGGATCGTCAAGCCGTTCGACGCGGAAAAGCTCGCCAACGCCGTGCGCCGCGTGGCGCTCTGA
- a CDS encoding chemotaxis protein CheA has product MTNEEILQIFFLECEEALGATESSLLACRSGEADGETVNSIFRAVHSIKGGAGAFGFTALQAFTHSFETLLSFVRDGVLQLDEPLVALMLRAFDILSDHVAAARGEGEAPADAACIAELEAWSARAEKGEAPPAAAPAATPAPAPAAEEAIAFEPVAVSDFDLDALLGDFGAEVEASAPPAAPDWHVRVRPLDGALGNGGEPLLLLRELAGLGGTCLRVEPGEIPDIDRFDANRAFLSWHYVVPASVDRAAIEEIFDFVGDDCELLITAADAASAAPEAAPAPEASPAPAAPPPVAPAPAPAPVAASAAPAPAPAPAASGPSASPAAEAKPVEAKPAESKAVDAKAAEAKSVDAKAADAKAGGAGAQSIRIDLAKLDRLIDTVGELVIAQAMMAQRLAQHNLSSIDELAMLDGLTRDIQESAMAIRAQPIQSVFSRVPRLLRELEASTGKRVRLEMAGETTELDKTVLERLGEPLTHLIRNAVDHGLESTEARIAAGKDPVGVLRLSAEQRSGRILIKVGDDGKGIDRPRVYAKAVERGLIAPDATLSDEEIDNLIFAAGFSTAATVSNISGRGVGMDVVRQNVKDLGGRISIETHPGQGSTFTLALPLTLAISDGMIVTVGDQTLVVPLTHVVESLRPGDGEIQAMGVGQDMLNVRGHFLPIVPVHSAVSARDAVSKAHEGVLIVVDTEAAGQAALLVDTICDQRQFVIKSLETHYKTVPGIAGATILGDGRVALIVDVDGLVINAMRLGEPLRRAA; this is encoded by the coding sequence GTGACCAACGAGGAAATCCTTCAGATCTTTTTCCTCGAGTGCGAGGAAGCGCTCGGCGCGACCGAAAGCAGCCTGCTCGCCTGTCGTTCGGGCGAGGCCGATGGCGAGACGGTCAATTCCATCTTCCGCGCCGTCCACTCGATCAAGGGCGGCGCCGGCGCCTTCGGCTTCACCGCGCTCCAGGCCTTCACGCATAGCTTCGAGACGCTGCTCTCCTTCGTGCGCGATGGCGTGCTCCAGCTCGACGAGCCGCTGGTGGCGCTGATGCTGCGCGCCTTCGACATTCTGAGCGATCATGTCGCCGCCGCGCGCGGCGAGGGCGAGGCGCCGGCCGACGCGGCCTGCATCGCCGAGCTCGAGGCCTGGTCCGCCCGTGCCGAGAAGGGCGAGGCGCCCCCGGCGGCCGCGCCCGCCGCCACGCCCGCGCCTGCTCCGGCGGCCGAGGAGGCGATCGCCTTCGAGCCGGTCGCGGTGAGCGATTTCGATCTGGATGCGCTGCTCGGCGATTTCGGCGCGGAGGTCGAGGCCTCGGCGCCGCCGGCCGCGCCCGACTGGCATGTGCGCGTGCGGCCGCTGGACGGCGCGCTCGGCAATGGCGGCGAGCCGCTGCTGCTGCTGCGCGAACTGGCGGGGCTGGGGGGCACCTGCCTGCGCGTCGAGCCCGGCGAGATCCCGGACATCGACCGGTTCGACGCCAACCGCGCCTTTCTGAGCTGGCATTATGTGGTGCCGGCCTCGGTGGATCGCGCCGCGATCGAGGAGATCTTCGATTTCGTCGGCGATGATTGCGAATTGCTGATCACCGCCGCCGATGCGGCATCCGCCGCGCCCGAGGCGGCGCCCGCGCCCGAGGCGAGCCCGGCGCCGGCCGCCCCGCCGCCCGTCGCGCCTGCGCCTGCGCCGGCCCCCGTCGCCGCGAGCGCCGCGCCCGCGCCGGCCCCCGCGCCGGCCGCGTCCGGGCCGAGCGCTTCGCCCGCCGCCGAGGCCAAGCCGGTCGAGGCCAAGCCCGCCGAATCCAAGGCGGTCGATGCCAAGGCCGCCGAGGCCAAATCCGTGGATGCCAAAGCCGCCGACGCCAAGGCCGGCGGCGCGGGGGCGCAGTCGATCCGCATCGATCTCGCCAAGCTCGATCGGCTGATCGACACGGTGGGCGAGCTGGTGATCGCGCAGGCGATGATGGCGCAGCGCCTCGCCCAGCACAATCTCAGCAGCATCGACGAGCTTGCCATGCTCGACGGCCTGACCCGCGACATTCAGGAAAGCGCGATGGCGATCCGCGCGCAGCCGATCCAATCGGTCTTCAGCCGCGTGCCGCGCCTGCTGCGCGAGCTGGAGGCTTCGACCGGCAAGCGCGTTCGGCTGGAAATGGCCGGCGAGACGACCGAACTCGACAAGACCGTGCTCGAGCGGCTCGGCGAGCCGCTTACCCATCTCATCCGCAACGCCGTGGACCATGGGCTGGAATCCACCGAGGCGCGGATCGCGGCCGGCAAGGATCCGGTCGGCGTGCTGCGGCTCTCGGCGGAGCAGCGCTCGGGCCGCATCCTCATCAAGGTGGGCGACGACGGCAAGGGCATTGATCGCCCGCGCGTCTATGCCAAGGCGGTGGAGCGCGGCCTGATCGCGCCCGACGCCACGCTTTCCGACGAGGAGATCGACAATCTCATCTTCGCGGCCGGCTTCTCCACCGCCGCCACCGTGTCCAACATCTCCGGCCGGGGCGTCGGCATGGACGTGGTGCGGCAGAATGTGAAGGATCTGGGCGGCCGCATCTCGATCGAGACGCATCCCGGCCAGGGCAGCACCTTCACGCTGGCGCTGCCGCTGACGCTCGCCATCTCGGACGGCATGATCGTGACCGTCGGCGATCAGACGCTGGTCGTGCCGCTGACGCACGTGGTCGAGAGCCTGCGGCCCGGCGACGGCGAGATCCAGGCGATGGGCGTGGGCCAGGACATGCTCAACGTGCGTGGCCATTTCCTGCCGATCGTGCCGGTGCATTCGGCGGTGAGCGCGCGCGACGCCGTGTCCAAGGCGCATGAGGGCGTGCTGATCGTGGTCGACACCGAGGCCGCCGGCCAGGCGGCGCTGCTGGTCGACACCATTTGCGACCAGCGCCAGTTCGTCATCAAGAGCCTGGAAACCCACTATAAGACCGTGCCCGGCATCGCCGGCGCCACCATTCTCGGCGATGGCCGGGTGGCGCTGATCGTGGATGTGGACGGGCTTGTCATCAACGCCATGCGGCTGGGCGAGCCCTTGCGGAGGGCCGCATGA
- a CDS encoding chemotaxis protein CheW, which produces MVSQLITFQVGEQVFAIDIMAIREIRAWSPTTRLPHVPDYVAGVVNLRGTVLPVIDMAKRLGWDLGEPTARHVIIVTRVGDQLRGLIVDAVSDIVTIDPDTLQPPPNAGSAPVVPFLQGLAAIDERMVMVLDLPALTGDEDLPLAA; this is translated from the coding sequence ATGGTCAGCCAGTTGATCACCTTCCAGGTGGGTGAACAGGTGTTCGCCATCGATATCATGGCCATTCGCGAGATCCGCGCATGGTCGCCCACCACCCGCCTGCCGCACGTGCCCGACTATGTCGCCGGCGTCGTCAATCTGCGCGGCACCGTGCTGCCCGTGATCGACATGGCCAAGCGGCTGGGCTGGGATCTTGGCGAGCCGACCGCGCGCCATGTCATCATCGTCACCCGCGTGGGCGACCAGCTGCGCGGCCTGATCGTGGACGCGGTGAGCGACATCGTCACCATCGATCCCGATACGCTGCAGCCGCCGCCCAATGCCGGCTCGGCGCCCGTCGTGCCCTTCCTTCAGGGCCTTGCCGCGATCGACGAGCGCATGGTGATGGTGCTCGATCTGCCGGCGCTGACCGGCGACGAGGATCTGCCGCTCGCTGCCTGA
- a CDS encoding protein-glutamate methylesterase/protein-glutamine glutaminase has product MIRVLVVDDSPTMRALLSSLLGQEADIEVIGTAANAEEARGMIRVLDPDVVTLDIEMPGMNGLDFLEKIMRLRPTPVIIVSGLTRANTDATARALEIGAVDCYAKPQRAGQLLTDDGGRLAGLVRQAAQVRMRGREPSRQMLGSTVRAIGSHDVRLVAVGASTGGVEALTTMLGAFPADCPPTLVVQHVNGAFAGAIARRLDQHCAPTVRLAEPDLPLRRGHVYIAPGNERHLQVQGIGTMSAKLRVADPVSGHRPSVDMLFLSVAQNAAAGAVGVLLTGMGSDGAAGLLAMRRAGCVTIVQDEATSTVYGMPRAAAEMGAAQFVLGLPDIASRALAGGVA; this is encoded by the coding sequence ATGATCCGTGTTCTTGTCGTCGATGACAGCCCGACCATGCGGGCGCTGCTGTCGAGCCTGCTCGGCCAGGAGGCCGATATCGAGGTGATCGGCACCGCCGCCAATGCCGAGGAGGCGCGCGGCATGATCCGCGTGCTCGATCCCGACGTGGTGACGCTGGACATCGAGATGCCGGGCATGAACGGCCTGGATTTTCTCGAGAAGATCATGCGCCTGCGGCCGACGCCGGTGATCATCGTGTCCGGGCTGACGCGCGCCAACACCGATGCCACGGCGCGGGCGCTCGAGATCGGCGCGGTGGATTGCTATGCCAAGCCGCAGCGCGCCGGCCAGCTGCTGACCGACGATGGCGGCCGGCTGGCGGGGCTGGTGCGCCAGGCGGCGCAGGTGCGGATGCGCGGCCGCGAGCCTTCGCGGCAGATGCTGGGCTCCACCGTGCGCGCCATCGGCTCGCACGATGTGCGGCTGGTCGCGGTCGGCGCCTCGACCGGCGGGGTGGAGGCGCTCACCACCATGCTCGGCGCCTTTCCGGCCGATTGCCCGCCGACGCTGGTGGTGCAGCATGTCAACGGCGCCTTCGCCGGCGCCATCGCGCGGCGGCTGGACCAGCATTGCGCGCCGACCGTGCGGCTGGCCGAGCCCGATCTGCCGCTGCGGCGCGGCCATGTCTATATCGCGCCGGGCAACGAGCGGCATCTCCAGGTGCAGGGCATCGGCACCATGTCCGCCAAGCTGCGCGTCGCCGATCCGGTTTCGGGCCATCGCCCCAGCGTCGACATGCTGTTCCTGTCGGTGGCGCAGAATGCGGCTGCGGGGGCGGTGGGCGTGCTGCTGACCGGCATGGGATCGGACGGCGCCGCCGGGCTGCTGGCGATGCGCCGCGCCGGCTGCGTCACCATCGTCCAGGACGAGGCCACCTCGACCGTCTACGGCATGCCGCGCGCGGCGGCCGAGATGGGCGCCGCGCAATTCGTGCTGGGCCTGCCCGACATCGCCTCGCGCGCGCTCGCCGGAGGTGTGGCATGA
- a CDS encoding response regulator → MKTRANIVILEDESALREELVELVTLLGCDSIAAATGAEALAALHAHPVSLLLCDLHLQRESGFELLRAIHRDSRFAGRRPRIVAMTGHTDLLDSRRQDLDGLADRLLLKPISIATLRGLLATEPTDG, encoded by the coding sequence GTGAAGACACGAGCGAACATAGTCATTCTTGAGGATGAGTCCGCACTGCGCGAGGAGCTTGTCGAGCTTGTCACTCTGCTTGGGTGCGACTCGATCGCCGCCGCCACCGGCGCCGAGGCCCTCGCCGCGCTGCACGCCCATCCTGTGAGTCTTCTACTCTGCGACTTGCATTTGCAACGCGAGAGCGGGTTCGAATTGCTGCGCGCCATCCACCGCGATTCGCGCTTCGCCGGGCGGCGACCGCGCATCGTCGCCATGACGGGCCATACCGATCTGCTGGACAGCCGCCGTCAGGATCTGGACGGGCTCGCCGATCGGCTGCTGCTCAAGCCGATCAGCATCGCCACGCTGCGCGGGCTGCTGGCCACGGAGCCGACCGATGGCTGA
- a CDS encoding response regulator transcription factor, translating to MSHFVHIVDDDAAVRTSLYTLLSTRSDLLLRSFRSGDDFLASLPELEGGVVLLDIHMPGTSGLDVLRLLQKHDVPFASVIITGQGDIQIAVQAMKLGAIDFVEKPYDHDALFAALDSGITRLDRDAAAAERTRSAKALIDALSEREREVLHQLLEGRANKQIAYALDVSPRTVEVHRANLMAKLRARSLPEAVRLAFAAGIVGSD from the coding sequence ATGAGCCACTTCGTTCACATAGTCGATGACGACGCCGCGGTTCGTACCTCGCTGTACACGCTGCTTTCCACGCGCTCGGACCTGCTGCTCCGCAGCTTCCGCTCGGGCGACGATTTCCTCGCCTCGCTGCCCGAGCTGGAGGGCGGGGTGGTGCTGCTCGACATCCATATGCCCGGCACGTCCGGGCTCGACGTGCTGCGGCTGCTGCAAAAGCATGACGTGCCCTTCGCCAGCGTCATCATCACCGGCCAGGGCGACATCCAGATCGCGGTGCAGGCGATGAAGCTGGGCGCGATCGATTTCGTCGAAAAGCCCTATGACCATGACGCGCTGTTCGCGGCGCTGGACAGCGGCATCACGCGGCTGGATCGCGACGCCGCCGCCGCCGAGCGCACCCGCTCGGCCAAGGCGCTGATCGACGCACTTTCGGAGCGCGAGCGCGAGGTGCTGCACCAGCTGCTGGAGGGCCGCGCCAACAAGCAGATCGCCTATGCGCTGGATGTCAGCCCGCGCACCGTGGAGGTGCACCGCGCCAACCTCATGGCCAAGCTGCGCGCGCGCAGCCTGCCCGAGGCGGTGCGGCTCGCCTTCGCGGCCGGAATCGTGGGAAGCGACTAA
- a CDS encoding CheR family methyltransferase yields the protein MSATASPADFVPFPGVSAGVYAREDFEAVRDLIYQEAGIVLPPRKATLVYSRLAPLVRATGSATFANYIQRIRADDQERRRAVSALTTNHTFFYREPHHFEHFIETVRPELVHAAETGKPVRLWSAGCSTGEETWSLVLSLLGPDRTEGRRLAQRDVAVLATDIADHALSAAREASYAADALKPVPEPLRRAWSESRDGRAAIVPDATALVRFRWLNLLGEWPMKKKFDVIFCRNVMIYFDQPTKERLVERLGQMLVPNGHLYIGHSERVTGAAARFLSPVGSTIYRRTA from the coding sequence ATGAGCGCCACCGCCTCTCCGGCCGATTTCGTCCCCTTTCCGGGGGTGAGCGCCGGCGTCTATGCCCGCGAGGATTTCGAGGCGGTGCGCGACCTGATCTATCAGGAAGCGGGCATCGTGCTGCCGCCGCGCAAGGCGACGCTGGTCTATTCGCGGCTCGCGCCGCTGGTGCGCGCCACGGGCAGCGCCACCTTCGCCAATTATATCCAGCGGATCCGCGCGGACGACCAGGAGCGGCGGCGGGCGGTTTCGGCGCTCACCACCAACCACACTTTCTTCTACCGCGAGCCGCATCATTTCGAGCATTTCATCGAGACGGTGCGGCCCGAGCTGGTCCATGCCGCCGAGACGGGCAAGCCGGTGCGGCTCTGGTCGGCGGGATGCTCGACGGGCGAGGAGACCTGGTCGCTGGTGCTGTCGCTGCTCGGGCCGGACCGGACCGAGGGCCGCCGGCTGGCGCAGCGCGACGTGGCGGTGCTCGCCACCGACATCGCCGATCACGCGCTCTCCGCGGCGCGCGAGGCGAGCTATGCCGCCGATGCGCTGAAGCCGGTCCCCGAGCCGCTGCGCCGCGCCTGGTCGGAAAGCCGGGACGGGCGCGCCGCGATCGTGCCCGACGCCACCGCGCTGGTGCGCTTCCGCTGGCTCAACCTGCTGGGCGAATGGCCCATGAAGAAGAAGTTCGACGTGATCTTCTGCCGCAACGTGATGATCTATTTCGACCAGCCCACCAAGGAGCGGCTCGTGGAGCGGCTCGGGCAGATGCTGGTGCCCAATGGTCATCTTTATATAGGCCATAGCGAGCGCGTGACGGGCGCCGCCGCGCGATTTCTTTCGCCGGTCGGTTCCACCATTTACCGGAGGACGGCATGA
- a CDS encoding PAS domain-containing sensor histidine kinase, with protein MPGDSRDGASGAARPSPRALATIRFACVVAIGIGVLSLLGWVAGLPALVHFGAEAYPHWPNTALAQSGLALALLFWTAGHRAWGVPPLALALCVGGGTFLQYATSRDLGIDRLLLNPMLIPTDSIIPGRPGILTTLSLLLLATGVLLLLSQPRWARAGVLALACLALGLTVTSLSLLLALPKVGEPVVRLASSIPSSLATASLGLALVLSQPGPRDLAQPLQSLWGRGSPWTRAELALPALVVLPAILFPIEVQLAQTGRIRPMEIELLGSVINLALVVGLFAWALVVLEQERRTLVESEARLGVATEAYGIGVFEWHMWTGDLVWSAGAERKLGLPPGALSSYAAWRAHLDPAEAEALLARLEGFIARGALGDRFVYQYRFRRPDGSLRLIENSARVLCDAQGRPARMIGLAVDITDRERQQAQLRSLIQTVPSAMIVIDAQGVIRRFNPAAEILFGLSKKVVLGRDVALLLAEPGPGESLFGRPLVRADLLVPSRSLARVVRRRAGSEVPVELSVGEAMAAGERLFTIFIRDVSEREAALARLETLRNEYAHASRLTTMGEMAAGLAHELNQPLAACANFLSSAELMLDPQAGSAVQAVRQAREQVLRAGAITRKLRDFLAKGEAEMSVHPVRGVIEDALTLALAGRDRARLTIALALAPEADSMLADRVQIQQVLVNLIRNAAEAIAECADGRGTLFISTALAEQRMIRFTIADTGPGIAPDILAAPFSPFVSTKKGEGMGIGLAICRRLIEAHGGTLVLANRAEGGACLSFTIPLAYLEEAAA; from the coding sequence GTGCCCGGGGACTCGAGGGACGGAGCAAGCGGGGCGGCCCGGCCGAGCCCGCGGGCGCTGGCCACCATCCGTTTTGCCTGCGTCGTCGCCATCGGCATCGGCGTCCTGTCGCTGCTGGGCTGGGTGGCCGGCCTGCCCGCCCTGGTCCATTTCGGCGCCGAAGCCTATCCCCACTGGCCCAACACCGCGCTGGCGCAGAGCGGGCTGGCGCTCGCCCTGCTGTTCTGGACGGCGGGCCATCGCGCCTGGGGCGTGCCGCCGCTGGCGCTGGCGCTGTGCGTGGGCGGCGGAACCTTCCTCCAATATGCCACGAGCCGCGATCTCGGGATCGACCGGCTGCTGCTCAACCCCATGTTGATCCCGACCGACTCGATCATTCCCGGGCGGCCGGGCATTCTCACCACCTTGTCGCTGCTGCTGCTGGCCACGGGCGTGCTGCTGCTGCTTTCGCAGCCGCGCTGGGCGCGCGCGGGCGTGCTGGCGCTGGCCTGCCTCGCCCTGGGGCTGACCGTCACGTCGCTGAGCCTGCTGCTCGCCCTGCCCAAGGTGGGCGAGCCGGTGGTGCGGCTGGCGAGTTCGATCCCGTCCTCGCTGGCGACGGCGAGCCTCGGCCTGGCGCTGGTGCTGAGCCAGCCCGGCCCGCGCGATCTCGCGCAGCCGCTCCAGAGCCTGTGGGGCCGGGGCTCGCCCTGGACGCGCGCCGAGCTGGCGCTGCCCGCGCTGGTGGTGCTGCCCGCGATCCTCTTCCCCATCGAGGTGCAGCTGGCGCAGACCGGGCGCATCCGGCCGATGGAGATCGAGCTGCTCGGCTCGGTCATCAATCTCGCGCTGGTGGTGGGGCTGTTCGCCTGGGCGCTGGTGGTGCTGGAGCAGGAGCGGCGCACGCTGGTGGAGAGCGAGGCGCGGCTCGGGGTGGCGACCGAGGCCTATGGCATAGGCGTGTTCGAGTGGCACATGTGGACCGGGGATCTGGTCTGGTCGGCCGGCGCCGAGCGCAAGCTCGGCCTGCCGCCCGGCGCGCTTTCCAGCTATGCCGCGTGGCGCGCCCATCTCGATCCGGCCGAGGCGGAGGCGCTGCTGGCGCGGCTGGAGGGCTTCATCGCGCGCGGCGCGCTGGGCGACCGCTTCGTCTATCAGTATCGCTTCCGCCGCCCCGACGGCAGCCTGCGCCTGATCGAGAACAGCGCCCGCGTGCTGTGCGATGCGCAGGGCCGGCCCGCGCGGATGATCGGGCTGGCGGTGGACATCACCGATCGCGAGCGCCAGCAGGCGCAGCTGCGCTCGCTGATCCAGACGGTGCCGAGCGCGATGATCGTGATCGACGCGCAGGGCGTGATCCGGCGCTTCAATCCCGCCGCCGAGATCCTGTTCGGCCTCTCGAAGAAGGTGGTGCTGGGCCGCGACGTGGCGCTGCTGCTCGCGGAGCCGGGGCCGGGCGAATCGCTGTTCGGGCGGCCGCTCGTCCGCGCCGACCTGCTGGTGCCGAGCCGCTCGCTGGCGCGGGTGGTGCGTCGTCGCGCCGGCAGCGAAGTGCCCGTGGAGCTGAGCGTGGGCGAGGCGATGGCGGCGGGCGAGCGCCTCTTCACCATCTTCATCCGCGACGTGTCCGAGCGCGAGGCGGCGCTGGCGCGGCTGGAGACGCTGCGCAACGAATATGCGCATGCCAGCCGCCTCACCACCATGGGCGAGATGGCCGCCGGGCTGGCGCACGAGCTTAACCAGCCGCTCGCCGCCTGCGCCAATTTCCTCAGCTCGGCCGAGCTGATGCTCGATCCCCAGGCGGGCAGCGCGGTGCAGGCGGTGCGCCAGGCGCGCGAGCAGGTGCTGAGGGCCGGCGCCATCACGCGCAAATTGCGGGATTTTCTGGCCAAGGGCGAGGCCGAGATGAGCGTTCACCCGGTGCGCGGCGTGATCGAGGATGCGCTGACGCTGGCGCTGGCGGGGCGCGACCGCGCGCGGCTGACGATCGCGCTCGCGCTCGCCCCGGAGGCGGATTCGATGCTCGCCGACCGCGTGCAGATCCAGCAGGTGCTGGTCAATCTGATCCGCAACGCCGCCGAGGCGATCGCCGAGTGCGCCGATGGCCGCGGCACCCTCTTCATCTCCACCGCGCTCGCCGAGCAGCGCATGATCCGCTTCACCATCGCCGATACCGGGCCCGGCATCGCGCCCGATATCCTCGCAGCGCCGTTCAGCCCCTTCGTATCGACCAAGAAGGGGGAAGGCATGGGGATCGGCCTCGCCATCTGCCGCCGCCTGATCGAGGCGCATGGCGGCACGCTGGTGCTCGCCAACCGCGCGGAAGGGGGCGCCTGCCTCTCCTTCACCATACCGCTCGCCTATCTAGAGGAAGCCGCTGCCTGA
- a CDS encoding chemotaxis protein CheD: MTVSALASPHRITVMQGKSHVASGRETVLTTVLGSCVAACLFDAEAGIGGMNHFLLAEPMSTSGHTVDEHYGVYLMELLINGMLQGGAAKHRMRAHLYGGANLHAGMRAIGTMNADFARSFLRQEGITLTHADLGGTRARRVEFMPALGRARCRLVEGRGPAEQKPIRALPTGGDVELF; encoded by the coding sequence ATGACCGTCTCCGCGCTCGCCAGCCCGCATCGCATCACCGTGATGCAGGGCAAGTCGCATGTCGCCAGCGGCCGCGAGACGGTGCTCACCACCGTGCTCGGCAGCTGCGTGGCCGCCTGCCTGTTCGATGCCGAGGCCGGGATCGGCGGCATGAACCATTTCCTCCTCGCCGAGCCGATGAGCACCAGCGGCCATACGGTGGACGAACATTATGGCGTCTACCTGATGGAGCTGCTGATCAACGGCATGCTGCAGGGCGGGGCCGCCAAGCACCGGATGCGCGCGCATCTTTATGGCGGCGCCAATCTTCACGCCGGAATGCGGGCGATCGGCACGATGAACGCCGATTTCGCGCGCTCCTTCCTCCGCCAGGAGGGGATCACGCTCACCCATGCCGATCTCGGCGGGACGCGGGCGCGCCGTGTGGAGTTCATGCCCGCCCTTGGGCGGGCCCGTTGTCGCCTGGTCGAGGGTCGTGGCCCCGCCGAGCAAAAACCCATCCGCGCGCTGCCGACCGGCGGCGACGTCGAACTGTTCTGA
- a CDS encoding STAS domain-containing protein, protein MTHQIVLPAQIDRGTAASLAPEIAHALSAGGLELDGREVRRAGQCALQMLLSARKTAGEWGVALLIRPSESLRDAARLAGLEDRLFEEAVA, encoded by the coding sequence ATGACGCACCAGATCGTTCTTCCGGCGCAGATCGACCGCGGCACCGCCGCGTCGCTGGCGCCCGAAATCGCGCATGCGCTGTCCGCGGGCGGCCTGGAGCTTGACGGCCGCGAGGTGCGCCGCGCCGGCCAGTGCGCGCTGCAGATGCTGCTGTCCGCCCGCAAGACGGCGGGCGAATGGGGCGTGGCGCTGCTGATCCGCCCCTCGGAGAGCCTGCGCGACGCCGCCCGCCTGGCCGGACTCGAGGATCGCCTGTTCGAGGAGGCCGTTGCGTGA
- a CDS encoding chemotaxis protein CheB, with translation MSVKKVLIVDDSLTMRALFTSALEKSNELAVVGAASGADMARDMIRELRPDVITLDVEMPGKNGIEFLRELMETSPLPVVMLSTLTQKGADVSLKAIELGAVDCFPKPTKTTPDEFDKISGKLCKLVATAAKTNMLAKRSGTPSAAKVAAYQWDGSLVALSAGMGGIDAIPQVLASFPANCPPTILLHPMEDGLAEPFAAKLATTIAPKVVLAADGLPLEQGHVYLVADTRWHAAIDKWPSGRLRLVDRDPVNGHRPSADLLFGVMAKAAAARAVGVILSGGGADGAAGLAALRGTGAVTFCQDAGSSLIHEAAEAAVARGAVVHQLPAAALGAAILAGQSTQVAA, from the coding sequence ATGTCCGTCAAGAAAGTCCTGATCGTCGATGACTCGCTCACCATGCGGGCCTTGTTCACAAGCGCGCTGGAGAAGAGCAACGAGCTGGCGGTGGTCGGCGCGGCATCGGGGGCCGATATGGCGCGCGACATGATCCGCGAGCTGCGGCCCGACGTGATCACGCTCGATGTCGAGATGCCGGGCAAGAACGGCATCGAGTTCCTGCGCGAGCTGATGGAGACCAGCCCGCTTCCGGTGGTGATGCTCTCCACCCTGACCCAGAAGGGCGCGGACGTGTCGCTCAAGGCGATCGAGCTTGGCGCGGTGGATTGCTTCCCCAAGCCGACCAAGACCACGCCCGACGAGTTCGACAAGATCTCGGGCAAGCTCTGCAAGCTCGTCGCCACCGCCGCCAAGACCAACATGCTGGCCAAGCGCAGCGGCACGCCCTCGGCCGCCAAGGTGGCGGCCTATCAGTGGGACGGCTCGCTGGTGGCGCTGTCCGCCGGCATGGGCGGGATCGACGCCATTCCGCAGGTGCTGGCGAGTTTCCCCGCCAATTGCCCGCCCACCATCCTGCTTCACCCGATGGAGGACGGGCTGGCCGAGCCCTTCGCCGCCAAGCTCGCCACGACGATCGCGCCCAAGGTGGTGCTCGCCGCCGACGGGCTGCCGCTGGAGCAGGGCCATGTCTATCTCGTCGCCGACACGCGCTGGCATGCCGCCATCGACAAATGGCCGAGCGGCCGGCTGCGGCTGGTGGATCGCGATCCGGTCAACGGCCATCGTCCCTCGGCCGATCTGCTGTTCGGCGTGATGGCCAAGGCGGCGGCGGCGCGCGCGGTGGGCGTGATCCTTTCGGGCGGCGGCGCCGATGGTGCGGCCGGGCTGGCGGCGCTGCGCGGCACCGGCGCGGTCACCTTCTGCCAGGATGCGGGCTCCTCGCTGATCCACGAGGCCGCCGAGGCGGCGGTGGCGCGCGGCGCGGTGGTGCACCAGCTTCCCGCCGCCGCGCTCGGCGCGGCGATCCTCGCGGGCCAATCAACGCAGGTGGCGGCATGA
- a CDS encoding gustatory receptor family protein yields the protein MKGDNLYQAIADELDLLHQDIEALGAELCGDADFARRHMHHLQRLDEIGQRHNQLAQVLRATDPGAAARSVSLEALAGRLMSSGTPDFWN from the coding sequence ATGAAGGGCGACAATCTCTACCAGGCGATCGCCGACGAACTCGATCTTCTGCATCAGGATATCGAGGCGCTGGGGGCCGAGCTGTGCGGCGACGCGGATTTCGCGCGACGCCACATGCATCATCTCCAGCGGCTCGACGAGATCGGCCAGCGCCACAACCAGCTGGCGCAGGTGCTCCGCGCGACCGATCCCGGCGCGGCGGCGCGCAGCGTGTCGCTCGAGGCGCTCGCCGGGCGTCTGATGAGCAGCGGCACGCCCGATTTCTGGAACTGA